In Hyalangium minutum, a single window of DNA contains:
- a CDS encoding sigma 54-interacting transcriptional regulator, translating into MSDKPEVTQSVMTETEGRPVRIQVREWTVEVSAGPDKGKKITTQDSLVRVGSDSASDLVLTDPTVSRRHLEIERTAKGLLLRDLGSRNGTYLDGRQVIQVVLQSGDKVQLGKTKLSIKPDTRTTEVEVPSGADAFGSLVGASERMRILFSDLRRIAREDMNLLIEGETGTGKELAARAVHQHSARRHGPFKVVDCNLITEEKAERELFGSMRAADDEEKGVRGVFEAAQGGTLFLDEVGELPLALQPKLLRVLETREVPTLNGGAVPVNVRVIASTHRNLEEDVRQGRFRADLYFRLAVARVRLPPLRTRRDDIPVLAHSLLQALKANFELTSQTLALFEGYDWPGNVRELRNVLERGALMQETGNTSWLDFMAQPQQKPDASAAPHTSVGALVVGMNYHEAKDRVLADFERFYFAEVMKEVGFDMKAAEQRTGLSMQSLYRLLKKNGLRLKDLKNAEGLEK; encoded by the coding sequence ATGAGCGACAAGCCCGAAGTCACCCAATCCGTCATGACGGAAACCGAAGGCCGCCCCGTGCGCATCCAGGTGCGCGAGTGGACGGTCGAGGTCTCCGCGGGCCCCGACAAGGGCAAGAAGATCACCACCCAGGACTCGCTGGTCCGGGTGGGCTCGGATTCCGCGAGCGATCTGGTGCTCACGGATCCCACCGTCAGCCGCCGTCACCTCGAGATCGAGCGCACCGCCAAGGGGCTGCTGCTGCGCGACCTGGGCAGCCGCAACGGCACGTATCTGGACGGGCGGCAGGTGATCCAGGTCGTCCTGCAGTCCGGCGACAAGGTGCAGTTGGGGAAGACGAAGCTGTCCATCAAGCCGGACACGCGCACCACCGAGGTGGAAGTCCCCTCGGGTGCGGATGCGTTCGGCTCGCTGGTGGGCGCCTCGGAGCGCATGCGGATCCTGTTCTCGGATCTGCGCCGCATCGCCCGCGAGGACATGAACCTCCTCATCGAGGGCGAGACGGGCACCGGGAAGGAGCTGGCGGCGCGCGCGGTGCACCAGCACTCGGCGCGGCGGCACGGGCCCTTCAAGGTGGTGGACTGCAACCTCATCACCGAGGAGAAGGCGGAGCGGGAGCTGTTCGGCTCCATGCGCGCGGCGGATGACGAGGAGAAGGGCGTGCGGGGCGTCTTCGAGGCGGCCCAGGGCGGCACCCTCTTCCTGGACGAGGTGGGCGAGCTGCCGCTGGCGCTCCAGCCCAAGCTGCTGCGCGTGCTGGAGACGCGCGAGGTGCCCACGCTGAACGGCGGCGCGGTGCCGGTGAACGTGCGCGTGATTGCCTCCACGCACCGCAACCTGGAGGAGGATGTGCGCCAGGGCCGCTTCCGCGCGGACCTGTACTTCCGGCTGGCGGTGGCGCGCGTGCGGCTGCCGCCCCTGCGCACCCGGCGCGATGACATCCCCGTGCTGGCGCACTCGCTGCTGCAGGCACTCAAGGCCAACTTCGAGCTCACCTCGCAGACGCTGGCGCTCTTCGAGGGCTACGACTGGCCGGGCAACGTGCGCGAGCTGCGCAACGTGCTGGAGCGCGGCGCGCTCATGCAGGAGACGGGCAACACGAGCTGGCTGGACTTCATGGCCCAGCCCCAGCAGAAGCCCGACGCCAGCGCGGCGCCCCACACCAGCGTGGGCGCCCTGGTGGTGGGGATGAACTACCACGAGGCGAAGGATCGGGTGCTCGCGGACTTCGAGCGCTTCTACTTCGCCGAGGTGATGAAGGAAGTGGGCTTCGACATGAAGGCCGCCGAGCAGCGCACCGGCCTGTCCATGCAGAGCCTCTACCGCTTGTTGAAGAAGAACGGGCTGCGTCTCAAGGACCTGAAGAACGCCGAGGGTCTGGAGAAGTAG
- the smc gene encoding chromosome segregation protein SMC: MRIKRLDITGFKSFMERSVFSFDDGVTGIVGPNGCGKSNVVDAIRWAMGEQSAKNLRGRGMEDVIFNGSENKPPLSMAEVSLTFTIEEADQLAPQYQGFPEITVTRRLFRNGESEYLINKTTCRLLDITEMLLGTGVGTKAYSIIEQGRVGLIVSSKPEDRRSIIEEAAGITKYKTRRKAAERKMEATEANLLRVTDITNELEKRLDTLSRQAKKAEKYKKLKSRMREIDLHAASHRYLELQSEKKVLQLRLESLSSEERENIDRVRELEEGITQRRAGLDAEAEALQKLASEVHALERAVQRDDQDLAYWRKDLEETSTRVHQAEGELNALLARQAEVADTMAAREAELSGIAGSWKEDEVAMQVAQEELRRTTQLQTEVGMRLEQERAALVAVAARLANHESNLVNLARQRTDLEARREKIRAEAETLRAQEQELERSRSTVLQQVEESRHNALELAERKTHEEEALARTRAEFTESELHVISLREELADKRSRMASLEELQKNYEGFDRGVRAVMMRAGQQFREQGIFGLVADVLTAPPRFERAVEAALGERLQHVIVESPDKGFELVEYLRTASEGRGSFLPVPRLDAAVVEPDFSRPGVLGSAYAEVKYEEALQPVVRLLLGDVVIVQDLESARAYAAAGGPQCTLVTLEGEVVRADGTLTGGEREGAAVGALQKKREIAELSAQVAQVEERYNEILTRHYTLQKQMGQAENVLKGLAKNQHAEELNLANQEKDLHKASEDLARVRERLTAVEADETQLAHSHGALVHEEENSRGEVAHGQADREGREERVRQLSAELESLKQRSDTASAELMGLRIKVAAGSERGESARKELESLISQRKEMEERIYRLRATVGEGTARTDELTRKIEETEGGRGKRSEEHRQAAETLEGRRTGHAAASTEVREQDTVFRELRGRLDELMQGLSQISLKEREIALELEHLGAGIRERHQVELELELHRYHLLAPLAPEVQEELKELRAQVEKMGEINLTAIEEHAELTKRFDFLANQKKDLMATLEHLKEAISRIDSTSRERFKQTFDVVNEKFQAVFPRLFGGGRASLVLTNEGPGAEQGVEIVAQPPGKKLQSVNLLSGGEKALTAVALIFGIFLIKPTPFCLLDEVDAPLDEGNVGRYNEMVKEMSRQSQFILITHNKRTMEVADTLYGVTMEEPGISKLVSVKIREATAANDNVTAA, translated from the coding sequence ATGCGAATCAAGCGCCTGGACATTACCGGCTTCAAGTCTTTCATGGAGCGCAGCGTCTTCAGCTTCGATGACGGTGTCACCGGCATCGTTGGCCCCAACGGCTGCGGCAAGTCCAACGTGGTGGACGCCATCCGCTGGGCCATGGGCGAGCAAAGCGCCAAGAACCTCCGTGGCCGCGGCATGGAGGACGTCATCTTCAACGGCTCGGAGAACAAGCCGCCGCTCTCCATGGCCGAGGTGTCCCTCACCTTCACCATTGAGGAGGCGGATCAGCTCGCGCCCCAGTATCAGGGCTTCCCGGAGATCACCGTCACCCGGCGCCTGTTCCGCAACGGCGAGTCCGAGTACCTCATCAACAAGACCACCTGCCGCCTGCTCGATATTACGGAGATGCTGCTGGGCACCGGCGTGGGCACCAAGGCCTACTCCATCATCGAGCAGGGCCGCGTGGGCCTCATCGTCTCCAGCAAGCCGGAGGACCGCCGCAGCATCATCGAGGAGGCCGCCGGGATTACGAAGTACAAGACCCGGCGCAAGGCGGCCGAGCGCAAGATGGAGGCCACCGAGGCCAACCTCCTGCGCGTCACGGACATCACCAACGAGCTGGAGAAGCGGCTCGACACGCTGTCCCGGCAGGCGAAGAAGGCCGAGAAGTACAAGAAGCTCAAGTCGCGCATGCGGGAGATTGACCTGCACGCCGCCTCGCACCGCTACCTGGAGCTGCAGTCGGAGAAGAAGGTGCTCCAGCTGCGCCTGGAGAGCCTGAGCTCCGAGGAGCGCGAGAACATCGACCGGGTGCGCGAGCTGGAGGAGGGCATCACCCAGCGCCGCGCCGGGCTGGACGCCGAGGCCGAGGCCCTCCAGAAGCTGGCCAGCGAGGTCCACGCCCTGGAGCGCGCGGTGCAGCGCGATGACCAGGACCTGGCCTACTGGCGCAAGGACCTCGAGGAGACGAGCACCCGCGTCCACCAGGCCGAGGGCGAGCTGAACGCGCTGCTGGCCCGCCAGGCGGAGGTGGCCGACACCATGGCCGCCCGCGAGGCGGAGCTGTCGGGCATCGCCGGGTCGTGGAAGGAGGACGAGGTTGCGATGCAGGTGGCGCAGGAGGAGCTGCGCCGGACCACTCAGCTGCAGACGGAAGTGGGGATGCGGCTGGAGCAGGAGCGGGCCGCCCTGGTGGCCGTGGCGGCGCGTCTGGCCAACCACGAGTCCAACCTGGTGAACCTGGCCCGGCAGCGCACGGACCTGGAGGCCCGCCGCGAGAAGATCCGCGCGGAGGCCGAGACCCTGCGCGCCCAGGAGCAGGAGCTGGAGCGCAGCCGCTCCACGGTGCTGCAGCAGGTGGAGGAGAGCCGCCACAACGCGCTGGAGCTGGCCGAGCGCAAGACGCACGAGGAGGAGGCGCTGGCGCGCACCCGGGCCGAGTTCACCGAGAGCGAGCTCCACGTCATCAGCCTCCGTGAGGAGCTGGCCGACAAGCGCAGCCGCATGGCTTCGCTGGAGGAACTGCAGAAGAACTACGAGGGCTTCGATCGCGGCGTGCGCGCGGTGATGATGCGCGCAGGGCAGCAGTTCCGCGAGCAGGGCATCTTCGGCCTGGTGGCGGACGTGCTCACGGCTCCGCCGCGCTTCGAGCGGGCGGTGGAGGCGGCGCTGGGCGAGCGGCTCCAGCACGTCATCGTCGAGAGCCCGGACAAGGGCTTCGAGCTGGTGGAGTACCTGCGGACGGCCTCGGAGGGCCGGGGCAGCTTCCTGCCGGTGCCGCGCCTCGATGCGGCCGTGGTGGAGCCGGACTTCAGCCGGCCCGGCGTGCTGGGCAGCGCCTACGCCGAGGTGAAGTACGAGGAGGCGCTCCAGCCGGTGGTTCGGCTGCTCCTGGGCGACGTGGTCATCGTCCAGGATCTGGAGTCCGCGCGAGCGTACGCGGCGGCGGGCGGCCCGCAGTGCACGCTCGTCACGCTGGAGGGCGAGGTGGTGCGCGCGGACGGCACGCTCACGGGCGGTGAGCGCGAGGGCGCGGCCGTGGGCGCGCTGCAGAAGAAGCGCGAGATCGCCGAGCTGAGCGCCCAGGTGGCCCAGGTGGAGGAGCGCTACAACGAGATCCTCACCCGGCACTACACGCTCCAGAAGCAGATGGGCCAGGCGGAGAACGTGCTCAAGGGGCTGGCGAAGAACCAGCACGCCGAGGAGCTGAACCTGGCCAACCAGGAGAAGGATCTGCACAAGGCCAGCGAGGACCTGGCCCGGGTGCGCGAGCGGCTCACGGCGGTGGAGGCGGACGAGACGCAGCTGGCGCACTCACACGGGGCGCTGGTGCACGAGGAGGAGAACAGCCGGGGCGAGGTGGCTCACGGGCAGGCGGATCGCGAGGGCCGCGAGGAGCGCGTGCGGCAGCTGTCGGCCGAGCTGGAGTCGCTGAAGCAGCGCTCGGACACGGCGTCCGCGGAGCTGATGGGCCTGCGCATCAAGGTGGCCGCGGGCAGCGAGCGCGGCGAGTCGGCGCGCAAGGAGCTGGAGAGCCTCATCTCCCAGCGCAAGGAGATGGAGGAGCGCATCTACCGCCTCCGGGCGACGGTGGGCGAGGGGACGGCTCGCACGGACGAGCTGACGCGGAAGATCGAGGAGACGGAGGGCGGGCGTGGGAAGCGGTCCGAGGAGCACCGCCAGGCGGCGGAGACGCTCGAGGGCCGCCGTACCGGGCACGCTGCGGCCTCTACCGAGGTGCGTGAGCAGGACACGGTGTTCCGCGAGCTGCGTGGCCGGCTGGACGAGCTGATGCAGGGCTTGTCGCAGATCTCGCTGAAGGAGCGCGAGATTGCGCTGGAACTGGAGCACCTGGGCGCGGGCATCCGCGAGCGGCACCAGGTGGAGCTGGAGCTGGAGCTGCACCGCTACCACCTGCTGGCGCCGCTGGCACCCGAGGTCCAGGAGGAGCTGAAGGAGCTGCGGGCCCAGGTGGAGAAGATGGGGGAGATCAACCTCACGGCCATCGAGGAGCACGCGGAGCTGACCAAGCGCTTCGACTTCCTGGCGAATCAGAAGAAGGACCTGATGGCGACGCTGGAGCATCTCAAGGAGGCCATCTCCCGCATCGACTCCACGAGCCGCGAGCGCTTCAAGCAGACGTTCGACGTGGTGAACGAGAAGTTCCAGGCGGTGTTCCCGCGGCTGTTCGGCGGTGGGCGCGCCAGCCTGGTGCTCACCAACGAGGGCCCGGGCGCCGAGCAGGGCGTGGAAATCGTCGCTCAGCCGCCGGGCAAGAAGCTGCAGAGCGTGAACCTGCTGTCGGGTGGCGAGAAGGCGCTCACGGCCGTGGCGCTCATCTTCGGCATCTTCCTCATCAAGCCGACGCCGTTCTGCCTCCTGGACGAGGTCGACGCGCCGCTGGATGAGGGCAACGTGGGCCGCTACAACGAGATGGTGAAGGAGATGAGCCGCCAGTCGCAGTTCATCCTCATCACCCACAACAAGCGGACCATGGAGGTGGCTGACACGCTGTACGGCGTGACGATGGAGGAGCCCGGCATCTCCAAGCTGGTGAGCGTGAAGATCCGCGAGGCCACCGCGGCCAACGACAACGTCACCGCCGCCTGA
- a CDS encoding GIY-YIG nuclease family protein has translation MSVGSAPEAPRVHLLPELAPAAAELKRCYLQWCGRTWGEGDCLRLLVDKPELDNDGKYTLAMAIAQRHVLGEMKDAFGEMVNPVAVYASITSAMTVYLLLWTLPEPVSKGLAATMTVALMAYLGVDTVWRLIDGWLVVVREVDRATTFEEIEVAGTKYGKTMGRTAAKAFVMLATVAVGNTAAGMASRLPTLPGAGPAAVLAETQLNLRYAAAASQVEAVTVSAEGATLTLAPGAVAMAARGAGSRNNSVYRSVSPQGQVQYVGITNNVARRAVEHLRQNGFDIDKLLGNLSREDARAVEQALIEIHGLGKNGGTLLNRINSIARTRPDFAALLRRGQELLNSIGYRVE, from the coding sequence GTGTCAGTCGGGTCAGCCCCCGAGGCCCCGCGAGTGCACCTGCTGCCTGAGTTGGCTCCTGCCGCAGCAGAGCTCAAGCGCTGCTACCTGCAGTGGTGCGGCCGCACTTGGGGTGAGGGGGACTGCCTGCGCCTGCTGGTGGACAAGCCCGAGTTGGACAACGACGGCAAGTACACGCTGGCCATGGCCATCGCCCAGCGCCACGTGCTCGGTGAAATGAAGGACGCCTTCGGAGAGATGGTCAACCCGGTGGCGGTGTACGCGTCCATCACGAGCGCGATGACCGTGTACCTGCTCTTGTGGACGCTGCCCGAGCCGGTCTCCAAGGGACTCGCCGCGACCATGACGGTGGCGCTCATGGCCTACCTCGGCGTGGACACGGTGTGGCGGCTGATTGACGGATGGTTGGTGGTGGTCCGTGAGGTGGATCGAGCCACCACCTTCGAGGAGATCGAGGTGGCTGGAACGAAGTACGGCAAGACGATGGGCAGAACGGCCGCCAAGGCCTTCGTCATGCTGGCCACGGTGGCCGTGGGAAACACGGCCGCTGGCATGGCGTCGAGGCTGCCCACACTGCCTGGTGCGGGGCCAGCTGCCGTGCTCGCCGAAACGCAGCTGAATCTCCGGTATGCAGCGGCGGCCTCCCAGGTCGAAGCAGTCACCGTGTCGGCGGAAGGAGCCACCCTCACGCTGGCACCCGGCGCAGTGGCCATGGCAGCTCGAGGCGCCGGGAGCAGAAACAACAGCGTCTACCGCTCAGTGAGCCCCCAAGGGCAAGTCCAGTACGTGGGCATCACCAATAATGTCGCCAGACGCGCTGTCGAGCACCTCCGACAAAATGGATTCGATATCGATAAGTTGCTGGGCAATCTCTCCCGGGAGGATGCACGAGCGGTCGAGCAGGCCCTCATTGAAATCCACGGCCTTGGAAAGAACGGAGGAACGCTCTTGAACCGCATCAACAGCATCGCGCGTACCCGTCCTGACTTCGCCGCGCTGTTGCGCAGAGGGCAGGAACTGTTGAACTCCATTGGGTACCGGGTGGAATGA
- a CDS encoding ribonuclease E inhibitor RraB translates to MGDLLEVSTPRGLAYVQYVGKHPEYGHAIRVLPGFFQARPQDWTSLASQPGYFTFYPVSAAVSQGLVAIAAHHPIPSGQELPTMFRRRGAIAPDGTVLTWLIFGHGPETLRTTLSPEEKRLSIASIWNHAFLVGRLVEEWRPDKGPRAAEFSQVQHVQSEPENSPASPEPESPRRMAHYLYFPSAKAGKPVATELRKRGFEIESRRSGDEQHWLVLATHSVAGENAEHTRDELEQLAEQHGGTYDGSEVAT, encoded by the coding sequence ATGGGAGACCTTCTGGAGGTCAGCACTCCTCGGGGTCTCGCCTATGTGCAGTACGTCGGGAAGCATCCGGAATATGGCCACGCCATCCGAGTCCTTCCAGGCTTCTTCCAGGCACGGCCTCAGGACTGGACCTCGTTGGCATCCCAACCAGGCTACTTCACCTTCTATCCTGTCAGCGCCGCTGTTTCGCAGGGGTTGGTCGCCATTGCCGCCCATCATCCGATCCCTTCGGGGCAGGAGTTGCCGACCATGTTCCGTCGACGCGGCGCGATTGCTCCAGACGGAACGGTCCTGACGTGGCTCATCTTCGGCCATGGACCCGAGACGCTTCGAACAACGCTGAGCCCAGAGGAAAAGCGCCTCTCCATCGCCTCGATCTGGAACCACGCGTTTCTGGTGGGTCGTCTTGTAGAAGAGTGGCGTCCGGACAAGGGGCCTCGCGCGGCTGAGTTCTCGCAGGTTCAGCACGTCCAGAGCGAGCCAGAGAATTCTCCAGCGTCACCTGAGCCAGAGAGCCCCCGCCGCATGGCGCATTACCTCTATTTTCCATCAGCCAAGGCAGGCAAGCCGGTCGCCACCGAGCTTCGGAAGCGCGGCTTCGAGATAGAGAGCCGCCGCAGCGGAGACGAACAGCACTGGCTTGTGCTCGCTACGCACAGTGTCGCAGGGGAGAACGCCGAGCACACTCGCGATGAGCTTGAGCAGTTGGCGGAGCAGCACGGTGGCACTTATGACGGCTCTGAGGTTGCCACCTGA
- a CDS encoding protein kinase domain-containing protein, which yields MHFDAPDVGSTVGPWLLQEHVDSGSFGIVYLARRAEQPDSPRTHRELLQVLAQLAGALATAHARGALHRDVKGENIRVRTDGRAVLLDWGSGWFEGASPLTDSPAPPGTTAYRPPEQRAFQWQFRKDMEARWHSTATDDLYSLGVTLYRLVTGKYLPPCTDGGEPVARKVPPPSTLATVSPELETIILRLISDDRKVRGTAEQLARESAMIVETGGPALDLAIRPTSSALVTEEGEPPQPSSGGLDDDGLEEDERPSDSVPAKQKNRAEVAPSMRDRVRQHHELAVPAWLTWTGASAMGGLITALMMLWVRPGVPEPAPKPLPNPTPWLATPEEVAPFAPDAGVGEAALSSVENMNPRVGDFVVSLGRSMPSKPFPLQRRPPCNRGEKEINGGCWIGPIDAEKPPCGDQMFDYEGRCYFASFGENRQPTSGEP from the coding sequence ATGCACTTCGATGCTCCTGACGTAGGCTCAACCGTTGGCCCCTGGCTCCTCCAGGAGCATGTGGACTCGGGAAGCTTCGGCATCGTCTACCTTGCCCGGCGTGCAGAGCAGCCGGACTCTCCGCGCACCCATCGCGAGTTGCTCCAGGTGCTCGCCCAGCTGGCAGGGGCCCTGGCCACTGCTCACGCACGCGGGGCCCTCCACCGCGATGTGAAGGGCGAAAACATCCGCGTGCGCACCGATGGCCGGGCAGTGCTCTTGGACTGGGGCTCTGGGTGGTTCGAAGGAGCGTCCCCCCTCACGGACAGCCCCGCCCCCCCTGGCACCACCGCGTACCGGCCTCCCGAGCAGCGCGCCTTCCAGTGGCAGTTTCGCAAGGACATGGAGGCCCGCTGGCACTCGACCGCTACCGATGACCTCTACTCCTTAGGAGTCACCCTCTACCGCCTCGTCACGGGCAAGTACCTGCCACCCTGTACGGACGGCGGGGAGCCCGTAGCGCGCAAAGTGCCGCCGCCCTCGACCCTGGCCACCGTGTCCCCTGAGCTGGAAACGATCATCCTCCGGCTTATCTCCGACGACCGGAAGGTGCGGGGCACGGCAGAGCAACTGGCCCGAGAGTCCGCAATGATCGTAGAGACGGGCGGGCCTGCCTTGGACCTGGCGATTCGTCCAACGTCCAGCGCCCTCGTGACGGAGGAGGGAGAACCGCCCCAGCCCTCATCGGGAGGTCTGGACGACGACGGCCTCGAAGAGGACGAACGGCCCTCCGACTCGGTGCCCGCCAAACAGAAGAACCGTGCCGAAGTGGCGCCCTCCATGCGGGATCGCGTTCGCCAACACCATGAGCTGGCCGTGCCCGCTTGGCTTACCTGGACGGGCGCTTCCGCCATGGGAGGGCTCATCACTGCCCTTATGATGTTGTGGGTGCGGCCTGGGGTTCCAGAGCCCGCGCCCAAGCCCCTTCCCAACCCCACTCCCTGGCTCGCCACTCCCGAGGAAGTGGCTCCGTTCGCCCCGGATGCAGGCGTCGGAGAGGCGGCCCTGTCGAGCGTCGAGAATATGAACCCGCGCGTGGGAGACTTCGTTGTCTCCCTAGGTCGTTCCATGCCCTCTAAGCCGTTCCCTTTGCAACGGCGCCCACCTTGTAACCGTGGAGAGAAAGAGATCAACGGAGGGTGCTGGATCGGACCGATTGATGCAGAGAAGCCCCCGTGCGGCGACCAAATGTTCGACTACGAGGGCAGGTGTTACTTCGCGTCCTTTGGCGAAAACCGACAACCCACCTCTGGAGAGCCCTAA